In Amycolatopsis endophytica, the following are encoded in one genomic region:
- a CDS encoding sulfite oxidase-like oxidoreductase, with the protein MGIVTPGFRGRARSADERLPPGQYLVEDFPVLSAGPTPRIRTENWTFTVTTESGLRHEWSWSDLLALPSETPTVDIHCVTRWSKLDTTWRGVSLDTLLEDVDTAADYAMVQAHGGYTTNLPLEDLLDGQAWIAFEFDGEDLTSEHGGPARLLVPHLYFWKSAKWVKGLRLMLDDEPGFWEAAGYHDYGDPWREQRYQGD; encoded by the coding sequence ATGGGCATCGTGACACCGGGATTCCGGGGACGGGCGAGGTCGGCGGACGAGCGGCTGCCGCCCGGGCAGTACCTGGTGGAGGACTTCCCCGTCCTGTCCGCCGGGCCGACACCGCGGATCCGGACGGAGAACTGGACCTTCACCGTGACGACCGAGTCGGGCCTGCGGCACGAGTGGTCGTGGTCCGACCTGCTGGCGTTGCCGTCCGAGACGCCCACCGTGGACATCCACTGCGTGACCCGCTGGTCGAAGCTGGACACGACGTGGCGTGGTGTCTCGCTGGACACCCTGCTGGAGGACGTGGACACCGCGGCGGACTACGCGATGGTGCAGGCCCACGGCGGCTACACCACGAACCTGCCGCTGGAGGACCTGCTCGACGGCCAGGCGTGGATCGCGTTCGAGTTCGACGGCGAGGACCTGACCTCGGAGCACGGCGGGCCCGCGCGTCTGCTGGTGCCGCACCTGTACTTCTGGAAGTCCGCCAAGTGGGTCAAGGGCCTGCGGCTGATGCTCGACGACGAGCCCGGTTTCTGGGAGGCGGCGGGCTACCACGACTACGGCGACCCCTGGCGCGAACAGCGCTACCAGGGGGACTGA
- a CDS encoding ferredoxin reductase — MVRGKLAWRVGRLAEGRDETPTARTLVLDVPGWPGHLAGQHVDIRLTAEDGYSTTRTYSLASPTDGERIEITVQRVPDGEVSPFLTEVFTVGDPVELRGPVGGWFVWRPASPDPVLLIAGGAGIVPVMAMIRARRQVGGRAPFKLLYSVRTPEDVYYADELRRPEPGLDVTVLYTRKAPDGWPGEPHRIAVADVNTAGWPAEFSPQCFVCGPTGFVETVANVLVALGHDPRRVKTERFGPSGS, encoded by the coding sequence GTGGTCCGGGGAAAGCTGGCCTGGCGCGTGGGTCGCCTGGCCGAGGGCCGCGACGAGACACCCACCGCCCGCACGCTCGTGCTCGACGTGCCGGGCTGGCCGGGGCACCTCGCCGGGCAGCACGTCGACATCCGGCTCACCGCCGAGGACGGCTACAGCACCACCCGCACGTACTCGCTGGCGTCGCCGACAGACGGCGAGCGCATCGAGATCACCGTGCAGCGCGTGCCCGACGGTGAGGTGTCACCGTTCCTGACCGAAGTGTTCACGGTCGGTGACCCCGTCGAGCTGCGGGGCCCGGTGGGCGGGTGGTTCGTATGGCGGCCCGCCTCACCCGATCCGGTGTTGCTGATCGCGGGTGGCGCGGGGATCGTGCCCGTGATGGCGATGATCCGCGCCCGGCGGCAGGTGGGTGGTCGCGCGCCGTTCAAGCTGCTGTACTCGGTGCGAACCCCGGAGGACGTGTACTACGCCGACGAGCTGCGGCGCCCGGAACCCGGTCTGGACGTGACTGTCCTGTACACGCGCAAGGCCCCGGACGGGTGGCCGGGCGAACCGCACCGGATCGCGGTCGCGGACGTGAACACCGCGGGCTGGCCCGCCGAGTTCTCCCCGCAGTGTTTCGTGTGCGGGCCGACCGGGTTCGTCGAGACGGTCGCCAACGTCCTCGTCGCGCTCGGCCACGATCCGCGACGCGTCAAAACCGAACGCTTCGGTCCCAGCGGGAGCTGA
- a CDS encoding HAD family hydrolase, giving the protein MLLVFDINETLLDLAPLDEVLGGTEVRTRWFDLVIRTALVVTASGRYQDFAEIAGACARTVAPEADVPALGRTLRSLPPHPDVVPALTELREQGHRLVALGNSPQAVVESQVADLGFDAVYSAEAAGALKPSPKAYALVEHGGEPPVMIAAHDWDIAGAQAAGMRTAFVTRDGRLPLPAHPSPEWTVTDLAVWARSLRP; this is encoded by the coding sequence ATGCTGCTCGTCTTCGACATCAACGAAACCCTGCTCGACCTCGCGCCCCTGGACGAGGTCCTCGGCGGGACCGAGGTCCGGACCCGCTGGTTCGACCTGGTCATCCGCACCGCGCTGGTGGTCACCGCGAGCGGCCGGTACCAGGACTTCGCCGAGATCGCCGGGGCCTGCGCCCGCACCGTGGCACCCGAGGCGGACGTGCCCGCGCTCGGCCGGACCCTGCGGTCGCTGCCCCCGCACCCGGACGTCGTGCCCGCGCTGACGGAGCTGCGCGAACAGGGGCACCGGCTGGTCGCGCTCGGCAACTCGCCGCAGGCCGTGGTGGAGTCGCAGGTCGCCGACCTCGGGTTCGACGCGGTGTACTCGGCCGAGGCGGCCGGGGCGCTCAAACCATCGCCGAAAGCGTATGCGCTGGTCGAGCACGGCGGCGAGCCCCCGGTGATGATCGCCGCGCACGACTGGGACATCGCCGGAGCGCAGGCCGCCGGGATGCGCACGGCCTTCGTCACCCGCGACGGCCGTCTCCCGCTGCCCGCCCACCCGAGTCCGGAGTGGACGGTCACTGACCTGGCCGTGTGGGCCCGCTCCCTCCGCCCCTGA
- a CDS encoding xanthine dehydrogenase family protein molybdopterin-binding subunit, translated as MSIVGTRVVRIEDHQLITRGGTYVEDLRVEALTGAVHAMFVRSPVAHARVTVDASAALDAPGVVAVYTAADLDLAPHKAGPVVEPWLADGVVRYVGEPVALVLTEERYQLADAAELVDVDYDPLDVVASIDAALTGETVLFPDQGTNVLQAGDGEFDDAAFAGCEVVLSHTILNQRVAPAPLEVRGAACAWGEDGRLTLWLSTQNAQISRATVAKGLGVEAADVRVVTPDVGGGFGAKIGTDPESVVLGWASKRSGRAIRWVETRSENLVSMTHGRAQQNTVTIGGRRDGTVLAFRLEVVQDAGAYPRTMFLPTLTELMATGVYHFPKVETSNRAVVTNTTPIAAYRGAGRPEATAAIERAMDLFAAEIGMDPAEVRRVNFIRPDEFPYSSPTGATYDTGEYAKALDQVLEAAGYADLRAEQARRREAGDPVALGLGLATYVEITGGDSGGESGKITVNPDGSVTAWTGSSPHGQGLDSTLAMLLSDQLGVPMDRITIRHGDTDEVPRAIGTFGSRSLQLGGSALRQAADQVIEQARALAADRLEASPDDLELSEGVFGVRGAPASGGVTWAQIAEQTDLTADVWFGDGSPTFPFGAHLAVVEVDTLTGKVVLKRIIACDDAGPVVNPLAFQGQRHGGLGQGAAQALLEVMNYDADGNPTTATLADYSFISAPELPDFELVDSETPTTRNLLGVKGIGEAATIGSTPAVHNAVVDALSHLGVRHLDMPTTPLRVWQALTEARKAN; from the coding sequence TTGAGCATCGTCGGCACCAGGGTGGTCCGGATCGAGGACCACCAGCTGATCACGCGGGGCGGGACCTACGTCGAGGATCTGCGGGTGGAGGCGCTGACCGGTGCGGTGCACGCGATGTTCGTGCGCAGCCCGGTCGCGCACGCGCGCGTCACCGTCGACGCCTCCGCCGCGCTCGACGCGCCGGGCGTCGTCGCGGTCTACACGGCCGCCGACCTCGACCTCGCGCCGCACAAGGCCGGTCCGGTCGTCGAACCGTGGCTCGCCGACGGCGTCGTGCGCTACGTCGGCGAGCCGGTCGCGCTCGTGCTCACCGAGGAGCGCTACCAGCTCGCGGACGCCGCCGAGCTGGTCGACGTCGATTACGACCCGCTGGACGTCGTCGCGAGCATCGACGCGGCACTGACCGGCGAGACCGTCCTGTTTCCCGACCAGGGCACCAATGTCCTCCAGGCCGGCGACGGCGAGTTCGACGACGCGGCCTTCGCCGGCTGCGAGGTCGTGCTGTCGCACACGATCCTGAACCAGCGGGTCGCGCCGGCGCCGCTGGAGGTGCGCGGCGCGGCCTGCGCATGGGGCGAAGACGGCCGGTTGACGTTGTGGCTGTCGACGCAGAACGCGCAGATCTCGCGCGCCACCGTGGCGAAGGGACTCGGCGTCGAGGCGGCGGACGTCCGCGTGGTCACGCCCGACGTCGGCGGCGGGTTCGGCGCGAAGATCGGCACCGATCCGGAGTCGGTGGTGCTGGGCTGGGCGTCGAAGCGCTCCGGCCGCGCGATCCGCTGGGTGGAGACCCGCAGCGAAAACCTGGTCTCGATGACGCACGGCCGCGCGCAGCAGAACACCGTCACCATCGGCGGGCGCCGCGACGGCACCGTGCTCGCGTTCCGGCTGGAGGTCGTGCAGGACGCCGGCGCCTACCCGCGCACGATGTTCCTGCCCACGCTCACCGAGCTGATGGCCACCGGCGTCTACCACTTCCCGAAGGTGGAGACGAGCAACCGCGCCGTCGTCACCAACACCACGCCCATCGCGGCGTACCGGGGCGCCGGGCGACCGGAGGCCACGGCGGCGATCGAGCGCGCGATGGACCTCTTCGCCGCCGAGATCGGCATGGACCCGGCCGAGGTCCGGCGCGTCAACTTCATCCGGCCCGACGAGTTTCCCTACTCCTCGCCGACCGGTGCCACCTACGACACCGGCGAGTACGCGAAGGCGCTGGACCAGGTCCTGGAGGCCGCGGGCTACGCGGATCTGCGCGCCGAGCAGGCCCGGCGACGCGAGGCGGGCGATCCGGTGGCGCTCGGGCTCGGGCTGGCCACCTACGTCGAGATCACCGGTGGTGACTCGGGCGGCGAGAGCGGGAAGATCACCGTCAACCCGGACGGCTCGGTCACCGCGTGGACCGGTTCCTCACCGCACGGGCAGGGCCTGGACAGCACGCTGGCGATGCTGTTGTCCGACCAGCTCGGCGTGCCGATGGACCGCATCACGATCCGGCACGGCGACACCGACGAGGTGCCCAGGGCGATCGGCACGTTCGGGTCGCGGTCGCTGCAGCTGGGCGGTTCCGCGCTGCGTCAGGCCGCCGACCAGGTGATCGAGCAGGCCCGCGCGCTGGCCGCCGACCGGCTGGAGGCCAGCCCGGACGACCTGGAGCTGTCCGAAGGTGTCTTCGGGGTGCGGGGCGCACCGGCGAGCGGCGGGGTCACCTGGGCGCAGATCGCCGAGCAGACCGACCTGACGGCCGACGTGTGGTTCGGCGACGGTTCTCCCACCTTCCCGTTCGGCGCCCACCTGGCCGTCGTCGAGGTCGACACGCTCACCGGGAAGGTCGTGCTGAAGCGGATCATCGCCTGCGACGACGCCGGACCCGTCGTGAACCCGCTCGCCTTCCAGGGGCAGCGGCACGGCGGGCTCGGCCAGGGCGCGGCGCAGGCGCTGCTGGAGGTCATGAACTACGACGCCGACGGCAACCCGACCACGGCGACACTGGCGGACTACTCGTTCATCTCCGCGCCCGAGCTGCCGGACTTCGAACTGGTCGATTCCGAGACGCCCACGACGCGGAACCTGCTGGGTGTCAAGGGAATCGGGGAGGCCGCGACGATCGGCTCGACACCCGCGGTGCACAACGCGGTCGTCGACGCGCTGTCCCACCTGGGCGTGCGTCATCTCGACATGCCCACCACCCCGCTGCGGGTCTGGCAGGCGCTCACCGAAGCGAGGAAGGCGAACTGA
- the rraA gene encoding ribonuclease E activity regulator RraA, producing MTFSTADLVDEHGDDLRVCDTQFRQFGAHRTFSGRVRTVSCYQDNGLVRELLRTPGDGAVLVVDGRGSLHTALTGDLIAASAVENGWAGLVINGAVRDSAVLAGLALGIKALGTNPRKSSKAGNGAVDVPVGFGGVTFVPGDSLYADDDGVVLLS from the coding sequence GTGACCTTCTCCACCGCCGACCTGGTCGACGAGCACGGCGACGACCTCCGGGTGTGCGACACGCAGTTCCGCCAGTTCGGAGCACACCGCACGTTCTCCGGACGGGTCCGGACTGTGTCGTGCTACCAGGACAACGGCCTGGTCCGTGAATTGCTCCGCACACCCGGCGACGGTGCCGTGCTGGTCGTCGACGGACGGGGTTCCCTGCACACGGCGTTGACCGGCGACCTGATCGCGGCGTCGGCGGTCGAGAACGGCTGGGCCGGGCTGGTGATCAACGGCGCGGTGCGCGATTCGGCGGTGCTTGCCGGATTGGCCCTGGGGATCAAGGCTTTGGGGACCAATCCGCGGAAATCCAGCAAGGCCGGGAATGGGGCCGTGGATGTGCCGGTCGGATTCGGCGGGGTGACGTTCGTTCCCGGCGATTCGCTGTACGCGGATGATGACGGGGTTGTTCTGCTTTCGTAG
- a CDS encoding ArsR/SmtB family transcription factor, with product MDLDLGTVLSALADPHRRGVVVDLLDRTDGEHACASFDLPVAKSTRTHHWRVLRQAGLIRQRDAGNGSFVTLRRAEVSARFPGLLDSIRQAHHDERRSG from the coding sequence ATGGACCTCGATCTGGGCACCGTGCTGTCGGCGCTGGCCGATCCGCACCGGCGCGGGGTGGTCGTCGACCTGCTGGACCGCACGGACGGCGAGCACGCGTGCGCGTCGTTCGATCTGCCGGTCGCCAAGTCGACTCGTACCCACCACTGGCGGGTGCTGCGGCAGGCGGGGCTGATCCGGCAGCGGGACGCGGGCAACGGCAGTTTCGTGACCCTGCGCCGGGCCGAGGTCAGCGCGCGCTTCCCCGGCTTGCTGGACTCGATCCGGCAAGCTCACCACGACGAAAGGCGATCCGGGTGA
- a CDS encoding (2Fe-2S)-binding protein, with product MKVSIEINGTTVSEEVEDRTLLVHFVREQAGLTATNIGCDTTSCGACTVLLDGESVKSCTVLAAQADGHAVTTLEGLHGDEGDLHPLQRAFREEHGLQCGFCTPGMIMASVSLLEGNPKPTRQEVRDGLEGNLCRCTGYHNIVNAVMNASGQEVQR from the coding sequence GTGAAGGTCTCGATCGAGATCAACGGCACGACGGTCTCCGAGGAGGTCGAGGACCGGACCCTGCTGGTCCACTTCGTGCGTGAGCAGGCAGGCCTGACGGCGACGAACATCGGGTGCGACACCACGTCGTGCGGGGCGTGCACGGTGCTGCTCGACGGCGAGTCCGTCAAGTCGTGCACGGTGCTGGCCGCGCAGGCCGACGGTCATGCGGTGACGACGCTGGAGGGACTGCACGGCGACGAGGGCGATCTGCATCCGCTGCAGCGGGCCTTCCGCGAGGAACACGGTCTGCAGTGCGGGTTCTGCACGCCCGGCATGATCATGGCCTCGGTCTCGTTGCTGGAGGGCAACCCGAAGCCGACGCGGCAGGAGGTGCGTGACGGTCTGGAGGGGAACCTGTGCCGCTGCACGGGTTACCACAACATCGTCAACGCGGTGATGAACGCCTCGGGTCAGGAGGTCCAGCGGTGA
- a CDS encoding FAD binding domain-containing protein: MIPARFTYQRASSVDEALAAVAEHGDDAKLLAGGQSLLPLMKLRFAAPELIVDIGPLDELRYVRLDGDELAVGAMTRHHDLQHDAVLAEHAPVLAQVAASVGDPQIRHRGTIGGSLVHADPAADLPAAVLALDGTLIARGPSGERRIPAAEFFQGPFETPLAPEELLTEIRVPVQDGLGWGFEKFTRRALDWAIVGVVVAGRSVALVNMGGTPLRASAVEAALARGASAAEAASVAAEGTSPADEPHATVEYREHLARVLTERALVSAGVS; encoded by the coding sequence GTGATCCCGGCCCGGTTCACCTACCAGCGAGCGTCCTCTGTGGACGAAGCGCTCGCGGCGGTCGCCGAGCACGGCGACGACGCGAAGCTCCTCGCCGGCGGGCAGTCGTTGCTACCGTTGATGAAGCTGCGGTTCGCCGCACCCGAACTGATCGTCGACATCGGACCGCTCGACGAGCTACGGTACGTGCGGTTGGATGGTGACGAGCTCGCCGTCGGAGCCATGACGCGCCACCACGACCTGCAGCACGACGCGGTACTGGCCGAACATGCACCGGTGCTCGCGCAGGTTGCGGCATCGGTGGGAGACCCGCAGATCCGCCACCGCGGCACGATCGGCGGTTCCCTGGTGCACGCGGACCCGGCCGCTGATCTTCCCGCGGCCGTCCTGGCGCTCGACGGGACGCTGATCGCGCGCGGTCCTTCGGGCGAGCGCCGGATCCCGGCCGCCGAGTTCTTCCAGGGCCCGTTCGAAACCCCGTTGGCGCCGGAGGAGTTGCTGACCGAGATCCGTGTGCCGGTGCAGGACGGTCTCGGGTGGGGGTTCGAGAAGTTCACCCGCCGTGCCCTGGACTGGGCGATCGTCGGCGTGGTGGTCGCCGGACGGTCGGTGGCGCTGGTCAACATGGGCGGGACACCCTTGCGGGCTTCTGCGGTGGAGGCGGCGTTGGCTCGCGGTGCTTCGGCTGCGGAGGCGGCTTCGGTTGCGGCTGAGGGGACTTCGCCTGCCGATGAGCCTCATGCGACGGTTGAGTACCGGGAGCATTTGGCGCGTGTGCTGACCGAGCGGGCTTTGGTTTCCGCTGGGGTTTCTTGA
- a CDS encoding LLM class F420-dependent oxidoreductase has translation MRYGVVLFTSDRGITPAAAARAAEHAGFDSFAVPEHTHIPVKREAAHPGTGTAELPDDRYLRTLDPWVALATASSVTSRITLSTAVALPAEHDVITLAKTIASLDHLSGGRVVLGAGFGWNVDELTDHGVPAGKRRTVTREYLEAMRALWTADEAEYRGEFVRFGPSWAYPKPSGTVPVVIGAGGTERTFAWIARSADGWLTTPRDRELDDKVRLLRKIWQDAGRDGDPRVIALAGKPDPDVLAHWRSLGVTEVLFGLPDRAADEVSAYIAKLGERLGLG, from the coding sequence GTGCGGTATGGGGTCGTGCTGTTCACGAGTGACCGGGGGATCACGCCCGCCGCGGCGGCGCGGGCGGCGGAACACGCGGGTTTCGACTCCTTCGCCGTGCCCGAGCACACCCACATCCCGGTCAAGCGCGAGGCCGCCCACCCCGGCACCGGCACGGCCGAGCTGCCCGACGACCGCTACCTGCGCACGCTCGACCCGTGGGTCGCGCTCGCGACGGCGTCCTCGGTGACCAGCCGCATCACGTTGTCGACCGCCGTCGCGCTGCCCGCCGAGCACGACGTGATCACCCTGGCCAAGACGATCGCCTCGCTGGACCACCTCTCCGGCGGCCGCGTCGTGCTCGGCGCGGGCTTCGGCTGGAACGTGGACGAGCTGACCGACCACGGCGTCCCGGCGGGGAAACGGCGCACCGTCACGCGCGAGTACCTGGAAGCGATGCGCGCGCTGTGGACGGCCGACGAGGCGGAGTACCGGGGCGAGTTCGTCCGGTTCGGACCGTCCTGGGCGTACCCGAAACCGTCCGGGACGGTCCCGGTGGTGATCGGCGCGGGCGGCACCGAGCGGACCTTCGCATGGATCGCCCGCTCCGCGGACGGCTGGCTGACCACGCCTCGGGACCGCGAACTGGACGACAAGGTCCGCCTGCTGCGCAAGATCTGGCAGGACGCCGGCCGCGACGGCGACCCGCGGGTGATCGCGCTGGCGGGCAAGCCGGATCCGGACGTGCTGGCGCACTGGCGGTCGCTCGGTGTGACCGAGGTGCTGTTCGGCCTTCCGGACCGGGCCGCCGACGAGGTCTCCGCCTACATCGCCAAGCTGGGGGAGCGGCTCGGCCTCGGCTGA